In Miscanthus floridulus cultivar M001 chromosome 5, ASM1932011v1, whole genome shotgun sequence, one genomic interval encodes:
- the LOC136450417 gene encoding GTP-binding protein At2g22870-like → MQKPSQIQLYTVFFNRTAHVQQSPFWSHPIHFAGPYSTLLQTPPAAAHFSFSPPLKTRKPRPPAATMLLHHRLLPRLLLVPSTHTSTTLRPSRLPLRLSLSPLFSALSHLAAPQTVDESDDEGAPQGKVQVKIPLDRLFVPPGATVDAGDQDAVSARVFKGSNIVLGPYARGDAQVVNADFVKSSVRPDDCPRDGLPEFALVGRSNVGKSSLLNSLVRRKRLALTSKKPGKTQCINHFKVNDSWYLVDLPGYGYASAPQEARTNWDEFTRNYFLSRENLVSVFLLIDASIPAKKIDLDYASWLGQNKVPMTLVFTKCDKRKKKKNGGRRPEENVETFQSLIREYFEAAPPWIMTSSVTNQGRDEILLHMSQLRNYWLKH, encoded by the exons ATGCAAAAACCGAGTCAGATCCAATTATATACAGTGTTTTTCAATCGGACGGCTCACGTCCAGCAATCTCCGTTCTGGTCCCACCCAATCCACTTCGCAGGTCCTTACTCCACTCTCCTCCAAACCCCGCCGGCCGCCGCACACTTCTCCTTCTCCCCGCCTCTAAAAACACGAAAACCCCGACCGCCGGCGGCGACCatgctcctccaccaccgcctcctCCCTCGCCTACTGCTCGTTCCTTCCACCCACACCTCCACCACCCTCCGCCCCTCCCGTTTGCCGCTCCGCCTCTCCCTCTCGCCGCTCTTCTCCGCGCTGTCCCACCTCGCGGCACCGCAGACCGTCGACGAGTCCGACGACGAGGGGGCGCCCCAGGGGAAGGTGCAGGTCAAGATCCCGCTCGACCGCCTCTTCGTGCCGCCCGGGGCAACCGTGGATGCGGGGGACCAGGACGCCGTGAGCGCACGGGTCTTTAAGGGCTCCAACATCGTGCTGGGCCCATACGCGCGCGGTGACGCACAGGTGGTCAACGCAGATTTTGTGAAGAGCAGCGTGCGTCCCGATGACTGCCCTCGGGACGGTCTTCCGGAGTTCGCACTCGTTGGCCGGTCCAACGTCGGCAAATCGTCGCTGCTCAACTCGCTTGTCCGCCGCAAGCGCCTTGCACTCACCTCCAAGAAGCCTG GGAAGACCCAATGTATCAATCATTTCAAAGTAAATGACAGCTGGTATCTTGTTGACTTGCCTGGTTATGG ATATGCTTCTGCACCACAGGAAGCTCGTACCAATTGGGATGAATTTACCAGAAATTACTTTCTCAGCAGGGAGAATTTGGTATCTGTTTTTCTCCTTATAGATGCAAGTATACCTGCCAAGAAGATTGATCTTGACTATGCTAGTTGGCTTGGTCAAAACAAG GTTCCCATGACCCTTGTGTTCACAAAATGTGACAagcgcaagaagaagaagaacggcgGCAGGAGACCCGAAGAAAACGTGGAAACTTTCCAGAGCCTAATCCGTGAATACTTCGAGGCTGCGCCTCCTTGGATCATGACGAGCAGCGTGACCAACCAGGGCCGCGATGAGATACTCCTGCACATGTCTCAGCTTAGGAATTATTGGCTCAAGCATTGA
- the LOC136452920 gene encoding transcription repressor OFP1-like — protein MAMEDSSAGAGTGRKKLKHSLAAILSVFSRRPCGGGRKRHDNEGEAKPPPPLAFPSYSRLGGSGKKQPGGGSGNGIVDRRLSLSAPRPAPLVHITIDCAGRRSIDAADPSLLSLDAADARKAERRSTAAGGLPHETGGEWEGRKCPPSSPFVAHLPPLPPVARWKERANTNTNSSSRRLSTHSSRRLVSSSSSDDEDSRNLFSSRSFSSDSSDFYNCPRKNTTTRARASVSGPCRAAPAPASAARRRGASQSCRYSFELPRGSTASAATDGGFAVVKRSADPYDDFRKSMQEMIAEWPAGAGGDGNDDGEGDHSAERLLETYLVLNSPRHYPAILAAFADVRETLFP, from the coding sequence ATGGCCATGGAGGACTCCAGCGCGGGCGCTGGCACCGGGCGTAAGAAGCTGAAGCACAGCCTCGCGGCGATCCTCTCGGTGTTCTCCCGGCGCCCGTGCGGCGGCGGCAGGaagcgccacgacaacgagggcgaggcgaagccaccgCCGCCATTGGCATTCCCGTCCTACTCCCGCCTCGGCGGCAGCGGCAAGAAGCAGCCCGGGGGTGGGAGTGGGAATGGGATCGTCGACCGCCGCCTGTCCCTCTCCGCGCCGCGGCCCGCGCCGCTGGTCCACATCACCATCGACTGCGCGGGCCGCCGCTCCATCGACGCGGCCGACCCGTCCCTCCTCTCGCTCGACGCCGCGGACGCCAGGAAGGCGGAGCGGCGGTCCACGGCCGCCGGCGGGCTGCCGCACGAGACCGGCGGCGAGTGGGAGGGCCGCAAGTGCCCCCCGTCGTCGCCGTTCGTGGCGCacctgccgccgctgccgccggtggCGAGGTGGAAGGAACGGGCCAACACCAACACCAACAGCTCCTCGCGCCGGCTGTCGACGCACTCGTCGCGCCGGCTGGTCAGCAGCTCGTCCTCCGACGACGAGGACTCGAGGAACCTCTTCTCGTCGCGGAGCTTCTCGTCCGACTCGTCCGACTTCTACAACTGCCCGCGCAAGAACACCACCACCAGGGCGCGCGCGTCCGTCTCGGGCCCGTGCCGCGCGGCGCCGGCACCGGCCTCCGCCGCGCGGCGCCGCGGCGCGTCGCAGAGCTGCCGGTACAGCTTCGAGCTCCCGCGTGGCTCCACGGCGTCCGCCGCGACGGACGGCGGGTTCGCGGTGGTGAAGCGCTCCGCCGACCCGTACGACGACTTCCGCAAGTCCATGCAAGAGATGATCGCCGAGTGGCCCGCTGGCGCTGGCGGGGACGGCAACGATGACGGCGAGGGGGACCACAGCGCGGAGCGGCTGCTGGAGACGTACCTCGTGCTCAACTCGCCGCGGCACTACCCGGCGATCCTCGCGGCGTTCGCCGACGTGCGGGAGACGCTCTTTCCATGA
- the LOC136450418 gene encoding LOW QUALITY PROTEIN: indole-3-pyruvate monooxygenase YUCCA2-like (The sequence of the model RefSeq protein was modified relative to this genomic sequence to represent the inferred CDS: deleted 1 base in 1 codon), with product MDPWSESEGKRAHDPIFKCSSQNHHFKEMSADAAVALSERCTCIWVSGPIIVGAGPSGLAVAACLKEKGISSLILERSSCIASLWQLKTYDRLSLHLPRKFCELPLMPFPANYPIYPSKQQFVAYLESYAASFGISPTYNRTVVCAEYDEQLLLWRVRTQTSGTTGQEVEYLSRWLIVATGENAEAVQPDIGGLQEFPGTIMHTSAYKSGSAFTGKRVLVVGCGNSGMEVCLDLCNHDAEPHIVVRDAVHILPREMLGHSTFGLSMWLLKWLPVHVVDRVLLCITWAMLGDTAQLGLKRPAFGPLELKSLSGKTPVLDVGTFAKIKSGDIKVRPAIRQISGRVVEFADGGLDEFDAIVLATGYKSNVPFWLKDRELFSEKDGLPRKAFPNGWKGENGLYSVGFTRRGLMGTSVEARSIAHDIEQQWKAKGMHPDGPPAPVAVVYHDDGSRVVCHLAEKLVNTLVVGLASDTIFADLGGGL from the exons ATGGATCCTTGGAGTGAAAGTGAGGGCAAGAGAGCCCATGATCCTATCTTCAAATGTTCCAGCCAAAACCACCACTTCAAGGAAATGAGCGCTGATGCTGCTGTCGCTCTCTCTGAGAGATGTACATGCATCTGGGTTTCAGGTCCAATTATCGTTGGTGCAGGACCATCAGGGCTTGCTGTTGCTGCATGTCTCAAGGAGAAGGGGATCAGCAGCCTTATTCTTGAGCGCTCCAGCTGCATAGCTTCCCTTTGGCAGCTCAAGACATATGATCGTCTCAGCCTTCATCTTCCTCGGAAATTTTGTGAGCTTCCTCTCATGCCTTTCCCTGCCAACTACCCGATATATCCCTCAAAGCAGCAGTTTGTAGCCTACCTGGAGAGCTATGCTGCAAGTTTTGGCATAAGTCCCACATACAATCGCACAGTGGTGTGCGCAGAGTATGATGAACAGCTTCTGCTATGGCGTGTGAGGACGCAGACTTCTGGCACAACGGGACAGGAGGTGGAGTATTTATCCCGGTGGCTTATTGTGGCAACTGGTGAGAATGCTGAGGCTGTGCAGCCAGATATTGGTGGTCTACAAGAGTTCCCGGGAACAATCATGCACACCAGTGCATATAAAAGCGGCAGTGCATTCACTGGGAAGCGTGTTCTCGTTGTCGGGTGTGGAAACTCCGGGATGGAGGTGTGCCTAGACCTCTGCAACCACGATGCAGAGCCCCATATTGTAGTAAGAGATGCT GTACACATCTTGCCCAGGGAGATGCTTGGTCACTCCACCTTTGGTCTGTCAATGTGGCTGCTCAAGTGGCTCCCAGTCCACGTTGTGGACCGTGTTCTACTGTGCATAACATGGGCCATGCTTGGGGATACTGCTCAGCTTGGGCTAAAGCGGCCGGCCTTTGGTCCTCTTGAGCTCAAGTCACTGTCAGGAAAGACCCCAGTTCTTGACGTCGGCACATTTGCAAAGATTAAGTCTGGTGATATCAAG GTACGACCTGCCATAAGACAGATATCAGGAAGAGTGGTAGAATTTGCGGATGGTGGGTTGGATGAGTTTGATGCCATTGTGCTTGCGACTGGCTACAAGAGCAACGTTCCCTTCTGGTTGAAG GACCGAGAGTTATTTTCTGAAAAAGATGGCTTGCCGAGAAAAGCATTTCCGAACGGGTGGAAGGGCGAGAACGGCCTGTACTCGGTTGGATTCACCCGGCGTGGACTGATGGGGACCTCGGTCGAGGCCAGGAGTATCGCCCACGACATCGAGCAGCAATGGAAGGCCAAAGGGATGCATCCGGATGGT CCTCCAGCTCCCGTCGCTGTTGTTTACCATGATGACGGGAGCCGTGTCGTCTGTCATCTCGCTGAGAAGCTTGTGAATACACTAGTGGTAGGTTTGGCGAGTGATACGATATTTGCCGACTTGGGTGGTGGGCTGTGA